Proteins co-encoded in one Chionomys nivalis chromosome 6, mChiNiv1.1, whole genome shotgun sequence genomic window:
- the Utp3 gene encoding something about silencing protein 10, translating into MVRKSRQRGAVQWAAVRAKAGRSATDENEDDWGSPPSPGDSSYYQDQVDEFHEARSQAALAKGWNQVDSGEEDDDEEEVLALDVDDEDEEDEESSEDEEDGEDVDDDEDGGSSVQSETEASVDPSLSWGQRKKLYYDTDYGSKSRGRQSQQEVEEEEREEEEEAQVIQRRLAQALQEDDFGVAWVEAFAKPVPQVEEAETRVVKDLAKVSVKEKLKMLRKESPELLELIEDLKVKLTEVKDELEPLLKLAEKGVIPPGKGSQYLRTKYNLYLNYCANISFYLILKARRTPAHGHPVIDRLVTYRNLINQLSVVDQRLSSEIRHLLTAKDGAIKKELNPKAKLPKTKPKSVSQTPAVAIADLSDDADFDEAALRHCKEMEDRQKLKRKKEEISAEEQVLEDQNAKRAITYQIAKNRGLTPRRKKIDRNPRVKHREKFRRAKIRRRGQVREVRREEQRYTGELSGIRAGVKKSIKLK; encoded by the coding sequence ATGGTGAGGAAATCCCGGCAGCGTGGAGCAGTCCAGTGGGCAGCTGTGCGGGCCAAGGCAGGTCGCAGCGCCACGGACGAGAATGAGGACGATTGGGGGTCGCCGCCCTCTCCGGGGGACTCCAGCTACTACCAAGATCAGGTAGATGAGTTCCATGAAGCCCGATCTCAGGCGGCCTTGGCCAAGGGCTGGAACCAAGTCGACAGCGGGGAGGAGGATGACGATGAGGAAGAGGTACTAGCCTTAGATGTGGACGATGAGGACGAGGAAGATGAAGAGAGTTCGGAGGACGAGGAGGATGGCGAGGACGTTGATGATGACGAGGATGGTGGGAGCTCTGTGCAGAGTGAGACTGAGGCCTCTGTGGATCCTAGCTTGTCCTGGGGTCAGAGGAAAAAGCTTTATTATGATACAGACTATGGCTCCAAATCCCGAGGCCGTCAGAGTCAGCAAGAagtagaagaggaggaaagagaggaagaggaggaggcgcAGGTAATTCAGCGGCGCCTGGCCCAAGCCCTGCAAGAGGATGATTTTGGAGTCGCTTGGGTGGAGGCCTTTGCAAAACCGGTGCCCCAGGTGGAGGAAGCTGAGACTCGGGTCGTGAAGGATTTGGCTAAAGTCTCCGTAAAAGAGAAGCTGAAAATGTTGAGAAAAGAATCACCAGAGCTCTTAGAGCTGATAGAAGATCTCAAAGTCAAGTTGACGGAAGTGAAAGATGAGCTGGAGCCACTGTTAAAGTTGGCGGAAAAGGGAGTCATTCCCCCTGGGAAAGGAAGCCAGTACCTGAGGACCAAGTATAACCTCTACTTGAACTACTGCGCCAACATCAGTTTTTATTTGATCTTAAAAGCCAGGAGAACCCCTGCACATGGACATCCTGTTATAGATAGGCTTGTCACCTACAGAAATCTCATCAACCAGCTCTCAGTGGTGGATCAGAGACTGTCTTCCGAAATCCGGCACCTACTCACGGCCAAGGATGGTGCTATAAAGAAAGAACTGAATCCAAAAGCAAAATTACCCAAAACGAAGCCAAAGTCTGTCTCACAGACTCCTGCTGTTGCTATTGCCGATCTGTCTGATGATGCTGATTTTGATGAAGCTGCACTAAGACACTGTAAGGAAATGGAAGACAGGCAAaagttgaaaagaaagaaagaagaaattagtGCTGAAGAACAGGTTCTCGAAGATCAGAATGCGAAGAGAGCTATCACCTACCAGATTGCTAAAAATAGGGGACTTACGCCTAGGAGAAAGAAGATTGATAGGAACCCCAGAGTCAAGCATAGGGAGAAGTTCAGAAGAGCCAAGATTCGTAGGCGAGGCCAGGTTCGTGAGGTTCGTAGAGAAGAGCAGCGGTATACTGGTGAACTGTCTGGCATTCGTGCTGGAGTTAAAAAGAGCATTAAGCTTAAGTAA